CGGGCGGCTGGCTCCATCAGCCGATAGTACGCCTCATGCGCACACACGGTTTCCCGAAAAAGAAGCTCTATGATATCCCGTACGCCGAACTCGATGAGGGCATCAAGAAGATAATATTCTTCGGCGACGGCGTGAACGACGGCATGTCGCAGACGATCCGCCGCTGGTACGATTCGAACGATCTCATGAAAGAGGATTTCAGCGAATACATCGATGACCTCCTTCGTCTCTTCATGACCGAGACGCCGTGTCCCGCCTGTAACGGCGACAGACTGAACCCGAAGATACGATCGTACCGCATCGGCGGAACGAATATCAGCGGTATGGCGAAACAGACGGTGGCTTCACTTGCCCAACGCATGCAGAAATTACCAGAAGAGCTCGCCGACCGTGAACGAACCATCGTGCGCGAAGTGTTAAAAGAGATACGCACACGGCTCACCTTTCTCGATAAAGTCGGGCTCTCCTATCTCACACTCGATCGGAAATATTCCACGCTCTCCGGCGGTGAATCGCAGCGGATACGATTGGCGAGCCAGCTCGGGAGCCGACTCACCGGCGTGCTTTATGTCCTTGACGAACCGACCGTCGGTCTTCATCCCCGCGACACCGCAAAGCTCCTTTCAACGCTCAAGGAGCTCCGCGATCTCAAGAATACGCTCATCGTCGTAGAGCATGACCGCGAAACGATAGACGCGGCCGATCACATCATCGACATGGGGCCGGGTGCGGGACATTTCGGCGGCGAGGTCGTGTACAACGGACCGCGTGCCGCTTTCGACAAAGCGGATACGCTCACGGCGAAATATGTTCGCGGAGAGATGAACGCAGGCGATGCAAAACGTTCGTATCGCACCGGAAACGGGAATGTCATTACCGTGCGTAAAGCATCGAAGAATAATCTCAAAGGGATAGACGTATCGATAAAGCTCGGCACGGTAACGACGGTAACGGGTGTTTCGGGGAGCGGGAAATCATCCCTCGTCGTCGATACGATACATGCAGCGGCGGCCGATGTGCTTCAGCGGCGAAAAGCGCGCGGCGGCTATGGCGCGATAGAAGGCATGGAAAAGAACGGAAAATCCGTCATCGATCAGGTGATACTTGTCGATCAGCT
The Spirochaetota bacterium genome window above contains:
- the uvrA gene encoding excinuclease ABC subunit UvrA, which produces FTYTEGVARVTVGTRNEYYTKFPACLEHGILYEDEITPRHFSFNSHWGHCPECKGIGSSMNFDPERAIIDGNKPFFAGALNERLHRYFIEAGGWLHQPIVRLMRTHGFPKKKLYDIPYAELDEGIKKIIFFGDGVNDGMSQTIRRWYDSNDLMKEDFSEYIDDLLRLFMTETPCPACNGDRLNPKIRSYRIGGTNISGMAKQTVASLAQRMQKLPEELADRERTIVREVLKEIRTRLTFLDKVGLSYLTLDRKYSTLSGGESQRIRLASQLGSRLTGVLYVLDEPTVGLHPRDTAKLLSTLKELRDLKNTLIVVEHDRETIDAADHIIDMGPGAGHFGGEVVYNGPRAAFDKADTLTAKYVRGEMNAGDAKRSYRTGNGNVITVRKASKNNLKGIDVSIKLGTVTTVTGVSGSGKSSLVVDTIHAAAADVLQRRKARGGYGAIEGMEKNGKSVIDQVILVDQLSIGGSIRSTLVTYLKIFDRIRTVFSKTELARVKGYTSSRFTYNGHEGRCKACDGKGIREIAMHFLSDLEVVCEECKGKRYNAETLAVKFKGLSIADVFELTVDEGIGFFEHHKGVRESLMLMSEVGLGYVKLGQRLDTFSGGELQRLKLSRELARGTGEHTLYVLDEPTTGLHFDDVRKLIAVLHRLVDNGNTVLMVEHNPDIMRNSDWLIDLGPEGGDGGGRIIIEGTPAELKAAKKGYTWEYL